A part of Magnetospirillum sp. ME-1 genomic DNA contains:
- a CDS encoding class I SAM-dependent methyltransferase, giving the protein MDKRRNTDVIVETLALEGKRVIDVGCGDGALARLMTRFGAHVLGVECSPRQLAKARAAARVADEEIVEGVGQALPADDESADAVVFFNSLHHIPIAFQAKALAEAARVLKPGGEVYVSEPLPWGAFFEAVQPIDDETWVRGAALASVKGAWVHGLEEESEFTYLHPMVLKDYDAFRDKIVSANTEREARFVELDAEMRERFARLAKPAEDGGFAFEQPMRVNLLRKE; this is encoded by the coding sequence ATGGACAAGCGCCGCAACACCGACGTCATCGTGGAGACCCTGGCGCTGGAAGGCAAGCGGGTCATCGACGTGGGCTGCGGAGACGGCGCGCTGGCGCGCCTGATGACCCGCTTCGGCGCCCATGTGCTGGGGGTGGAATGCAGCCCGCGCCAGTTGGCCAAGGCCCGCGCCGCGGCCCGGGTGGCCGACGAGGAGATCGTCGAGGGCGTGGGCCAGGCGTTGCCCGCCGATGACGAAAGCGCCGACGCCGTGGTGTTCTTCAACTCGCTGCACCACATTCCCATCGCCTTCCAGGCCAAGGCTCTGGCCGAGGCGGCCCGGGTGCTGAAGCCGGGTGGCGAGGTCTATGTCTCCGAGCCGCTGCCCTGGGGCGCCTTCTTCGAGGCGGTGCAGCCCATCGACGACGAAACCTGGGTGAGGGGGGCGGCGCTGGCCTCGGTCAAGGGCGCCTGGGTCCACGGGCTGGAGGAGGAGAGCGAGTTCACCTACCTGCATCCCATGGTGCTCAAGGATTACGACGCCTTCCGCGACAAGATCGTCTCGGCCAACACCGAGCGCGAGGCCAGGTTCGTCGAACTGGACGCCGAGATGCGTGAACGCTTCGCCCGCCTGGCCAAGCCGGCCGAGGACGGCGGCTTCGCCTTCGAACAGCCCATGCGCGTCAACCTGCTGCGCAAGGAATAG
- a CDS encoding YdcF family protein: protein MSAASVDSFDAAIVLGAMVRPDGSPSPAMARRVARGVRLIKEGRAAHLLMSGGAVRHPVPEAHVMRDLALRAGIPAGRLHVEDASVNTIGNALLSRPIVEERGWARLAVVTDACHMARSLYIFRRLGLPVSAVPAWPSGSPGAEWYAAWIREAFAAPWTIARVEKIIFIHTILK, encoded by the coding sequence ATGTCCGCCGCTTCTGTCGATAGCTTCGATGCCGCCATCGTGCTGGGCGCCATGGTGCGTCCCGACGGCAGCCCCAGCCCGGCCATGGCGCGGCGGGTGGCGCGGGGCGTCCGGCTGATCAAGGAGGGCCGGGCCGCCCATCTCCTGATGAGCGGCGGCGCGGTTCGCCACCCGGTGCCCGAGGCCCATGTGATGCGCGACCTCGCCCTTCGGGCCGGCATTCCGGCCGGGCGGCTGCACGTGGAGGACGCTTCCGTCAACACCATCGGCAACGCCCTGCTGTCCAGGCCCATCGTCGAGGAGCGCGGCTGGGCGCGGTTGGCCGTGGTCACCGACGCCTGCCACATGGCGCGCTCGCTCTATATCTTCCGCCGCCTCGGCCTGCCGGTGAGTGCGGTGCCGGCCTGGCCGTCGGGCAGCCCTGGCGCAGAATGGTACGCGGCCTGGATCCGCGAGGCCTTTGCCGCGCCCTGGACCATCGCCAGGGTTGAAAAGATAATTTTCATCCATACCATACTTAAGTGA
- a CDS encoding ArsC/Spx/MgsR family protein, whose amino-acid sequence MALVVFYEKPGCSNNTRQKQLLSRSGHDVVALDIRAQGWTPQALRPFFAGLPVAQWFNRAAPRVKSGAVVPEAMGEEDALAEMCLDPLLIRRPLMESGGRRMAGFDEAAVAGWIGLAPAFEPIPETCPRSDGVCSVPGR is encoded by the coding sequence ATGGCGCTGGTCGTCTTCTACGAAAAGCCGGGCTGCAGCAACAACACCCGGCAAAAGCAGCTGCTGTCGCGTTCGGGACACGACGTGGTGGCGTTGGATATCCGCGCCCAGGGCTGGACGCCGCAAGCGCTGCGGCCGTTCTTCGCGGGCTTGCCGGTGGCGCAATGGTTCAACCGCGCGGCCCCTCGGGTCAAGTCGGGGGCGGTGGTGCCGGAAGCCATGGGGGAAGAGGACGCGCTGGCCGAAATGTGCCTGGACCCGCTGCTGATCCGCCGCCCCCTGATGGAAAGCGGCGGCCGGCGCATGGCCGGCTTCGACGAGGCGGCGGTGGCCGGCTGGATCGGGCTGGCCCCGGCCTTCGAGCCCATCCCGGAGACCTGCCCGCGCAGCGACGGAGTCTGCTCGGTCCCCGGGCGGTAG
- the draG gene encoding ADP-ribosyl-[dinitrogen reductase] hydrolase — MRLPFLDRSSSSGPSLEERALGAYLGFAVGDALGATVEFLTKGEIREKYGLHRKMIGGGWLHLAPGQVTDDTEMSLCLGRSLVRKQDLDLKDVCDEFALWLKGGPVDVGNTCRRGIRRFMTHGTLDGGYCEGDAGNGAAMRNLPIALATLGNPALFEDWTVTQSHVTHHHPLSDDATLALGRMTQALVAGLGMKAARDEANALVEKHKCFRFETFRGQSTAYIVDTMQTVLHFYFLTDSFRNCLIEVVNQGGDADTTGAIAGMLAGATYGVREIPSAWLSKLDKAVADEIRTQVPALLAVADTFKNKA; from the coding sequence ATGCGATTGCCCTTCCTCGACCGATCATCCTCATCCGGCCCAAGCCTGGAGGAACGCGCGCTCGGCGCCTATCTGGGCTTTGCCGTCGGCGACGCCCTGGGGGCCACCGTCGAGTTCCTGACCAAGGGGGAAATCCGCGAGAAGTACGGCCTGCACCGCAAGATGATCGGCGGCGGCTGGCTGCACCTGGCTCCGGGCCAGGTCACCGACGACACCGAGATGAGCCTGTGCCTGGGCCGCTCGCTGGTCCGCAAACAGGACCTGGACCTCAAGGATGTGTGCGACGAATTCGCCCTGTGGCTGAAGGGCGGGCCGGTGGACGTGGGCAACACCTGCCGGCGCGGTATCCGCCGCTTCATGACCCATGGCACCCTGGATGGCGGCTATTGCGAGGGCGACGCCGGTAACGGCGCGGCCATGCGCAACCTTCCCATCGCCCTGGCCACCCTGGGCAACCCGGCCCTGTTCGAGGACTGGACCGTCACCCAGAGCCACGTCACCCACCACCACCCCCTGTCCGACGACGCCACCCTGGCGCTGGGGCGCATGACCCAGGCGCTGGTGGCCGGTCTGGGCATGAAGGCGGCGCGCGACGAGGCCAACGCCCTGGTCGAGAAGCATAAATGCTTCCGGTTCGAGACCTTCCGCGGCCAGTCCACCGCCTATATCGTCGATACCATGCAGACGGTGCTGCACTTCTATTTCCTGACCGATTCCTTCCGCAACTGCCTGATCGAGGTGGTCAACCAGGGCGGTGACGCCGACACCACCGGGGCCATCGCCGGCATGCTGGCCGGGGCCACCTATGGCGTGCGGGAGATTCCGTCGGCATGGCTGAGCAAGCTGGACAAGGCGGTGGCCGACGAGATCCGCACCCAGGTGCCGGCCCTGCTGGCGGTGGCGGACACGTTCAAGAACAAGGCGTAA
- a CDS encoding NAD(+)--dinitrogen-reductase ADP-D-ribosyltransferase yields the protein MNDARAHSIGHSTNLMGLSTSLLGSAAFNEDPRELHISGVREMNGQLFEMLGRSDGLMDAGDAFYKYMMAMFGIDPEQQEELKGARRRYRSSFLRLLKGWGYDSNGPEGAVLKGWVESRFGLFPTFHKEMITRFSTQGWATYVDEKMSSRFHNNSIYCQLDMLYEFCQWALARFAAPGQTHVTLYRGINSFDEHQVVERLDRKTVVMRLNNLASFSSDRTVADCFGDTILTARVPTVKILFFNTLLPVHPLKGEGEYLVIGGDYQVAAAYF from the coding sequence ATGAACGACGCGCGGGCGCACAGCATCGGCCACAGCACCAACCTGATGGGCCTGTCCACCAGCCTTCTGGGATCGGCGGCCTTCAACGAGGACCCGCGCGAGCTGCACATTTCCGGCGTGCGCGAGATGAACGGGCAGTTGTTCGAGATGCTGGGCCGGTCGGACGGCCTGATGGATGCCGGCGACGCCTTCTATAAATACATGATGGCCATGTTCGGCATCGATCCCGAGCAGCAGGAGGAACTGAAGGGTGCGCGCCGGCGCTACCGTTCCAGCTTCCTGCGGCTGCTGAAGGGCTGGGGCTACGATTCCAACGGCCCCGAGGGCGCCGTGCTGAAAGGCTGGGTGGAAAGCCGCTTCGGGCTGTTTCCCACCTTTCACAAGGAGATGATCACCCGCTTCTCGACCCAGGGCTGGGCCACCTATGTGGACGAGAAGATGTCGAGCCGCTTTCACAACAACTCCATCTACTGCCAGCTCGACATGCTCTACGAGTTCTGCCAGTGGGCGCTGGCCCGCTTCGCCGCGCCGGGGCAGACCCATGTCACCTTGTATCGGGGCATCAATTCCTTCGACGAGCACCAGGTGGTCGAGCGCCTGGACCGCAAGACCGTGGTGATGCGCCTCAACAACCTGGCGTCGTTTTCGTCGGACCGCACGGTCGCCGATTGCTTCGGCGACACCATCCTCACCGCCCGGGTGCCGACGGTGAAGATCCTGTTCTTCAACACTCTGCTGCCCGTCCATCCCCTGAAGGGCGAGGGCGAGTATCTGGTGATCGGTGGCGATTACCAGGTCGCCGCGGCCTATTTCTGA
- the nifH gene encoding nitrogenase iron protein yields the protein MPMVRQIAFYGKGGIGKSTTSQNTLAALVEMGQKILIVGCDPKADSTRLILNTKLQDTVLHLAAKAGSVEDLELEDVMKIGYKGIKCTESGGPEPGVGCAGRGVITAINFLEENGAYDDVDYVSYDVLGDVVCGGFAMPIRENKAQEIYIVMSGEMMALFAANNIAKGILKYAGSGGVRLGGLICNERQTDRELDLAETLAKRLNTQMIHFVPRDNIVQHAELRRQTVIQYKPDSKQAEEYRQLAQKIHANGGKGTIPTPITMEELEDMLIEFGIMKTDEQALAELAAKEKSLCSAG from the coding sequence ATTCCCATGGTTCGTCAGATCGCTTTCTACGGCAAGGGCGGTATCGGCAAGTCCACCACCTCGCAGAACACCCTGGCCGCTCTCGTCGAGATGGGTCAGAAGATTCTCATCGTCGGCTGCGACCCCAAGGCCGACTCCACCCGTCTGATCCTCAACACCAAGCTGCAGGACACCGTGCTGCACCTGGCCGCCAAGGCCGGCTCGGTGGAAGACCTCGAACTCGAGGACGTGATGAAGATCGGCTACAAGGGCATCAAGTGCACCGAGTCGGGCGGCCCGGAGCCGGGCGTCGGCTGCGCCGGCCGCGGCGTGATCACCGCCATCAACTTCCTGGAAGAGAACGGCGCCTATGACGACGTGGACTACGTGTCCTACGACGTGCTGGGCGACGTAGTGTGCGGCGGCTTCGCCATGCCCATCCGCGAGAACAAGGCTCAGGAAATCTACATCGTCATGTCCGGCGAGATGATGGCCCTGTTCGCCGCCAACAACATCGCCAAGGGCATCCTGAAGTATGCCGGTTCGGGCGGCGTCCGCCTGGGCGGCCTGATCTGCAACGAGCGCCAGACCGACCGCGAGCTGGATCTGGCCGAGACCCTGGCCAAGCGCCTGAACACCCAGATGATCCACTTCGTGCCGCGCGACAACATCGTCCAGCACGCCGAACTGCGTCGTCAGACGGTGATCCAGTACAAGCCCGACTCCAAGCAGGCCGAGGAATATCGCCAGCTGGCCCAGAAGATCCATGCCAACGGCGGCAAGGGCACCATCCCGACCCCGATCACCATGGAAGAGCTGGAAGACATGCTGATCGAGTTCGGCATCATGAAGACCGACGAGCAGGCCCTGGCCGAACTGGCCGCCAAGGAAAAGTCGCTCTGCAGCGCGGGCTGA
- the nifD gene encoding nitrogenase molybdenum-iron protein alpha chain, with the protein MSLDYTNDTAAAEALIKDVLEAYPEKAAKRRSKHLAVAKPAEEEGTTSCGVKSNIKSIPGVMTIRGCAYAGSKGVVWGPVKDMVHISHGPVGCGQYSWSQRRNYFNGTVGVDSFVTMQVTSDFQERDIVFGGDKNLDAMIDELDTMFPLNKGISIQSECPIGLIGDDIEAVAKKKHKETGKTIVPVRCEGFRGVSQSLGHHIANDAIRDWVFDKPSPEEAFVPGPYDVNLIADYNIGGDAWPSRKLLEEMGLRVIGMWSGDATLSEMARAPKAKLNLIHCYRSMNYICRHMEEKYGIKWVEYNFFGPSQIAASLRKIAAQFDETIQKKAEEVIARYQPLVDEVVAKYKARLEGKTVMLYVGGLRPRHVANAYEDLGMKIVGTGYEFAHNDDYQRTGHYVKEGTLIYDDVTGYELEKFIEQIRPDLVGSGIKEKYATQKMGVPFRQMHSWDYSGPYHGYDGFAIFARDMDMAINSPVWSKFKAPWKAA; encoded by the coding sequence ATGAGCCTCGATTACACCAACGATACCGCCGCCGCCGAGGCGCTGATCAAGGACGTCCTTGAAGCGTACCCGGAAAAGGCCGCCAAGCGCCGTTCCAAGCACCTCGCCGTCGCCAAGCCGGCCGAGGAGGAAGGCACCACCTCTTGCGGCGTCAAGTCCAACATCAAGTCCATCCCCGGCGTCATGACCATCCGTGGCTGTGCCTACGCCGGCTCCAAGGGCGTGGTGTGGGGCCCCGTCAAGGACATGGTCCACATCTCCCACGGTCCCGTCGGCTGCGGCCAGTATTCCTGGTCCCAGCGCCGCAACTACTTCAACGGCACCGTCGGCGTGGACTCCTTCGTCACCATGCAGGTGACCTCCGACTTCCAGGAACGCGACATCGTGTTCGGCGGCGACAAGAACCTGGACGCCATGATCGACGAGCTGGACACCATGTTCCCGCTGAACAAGGGCATCTCCATCCAGTCCGAGTGCCCCATCGGCCTGATCGGTGACGACATCGAGGCCGTGGCCAAGAAGAAGCACAAGGAAACCGGCAAGACCATCGTTCCGGTGCGGTGCGAAGGCTTCCGCGGCGTGTCCCAGTCGCTGGGCCACCACATCGCCAACGACGCCATCCGCGACTGGGTCTTCGACAAGCCCTCGCCCGAGGAAGCCTTCGTCCCCGGCCCCTACGACGTCAACCTGATCGCCGACTACAACATCGGCGGCGACGCCTGGCCCAGCCGCAAGCTGCTGGAAGAGATGGGCCTCAGGGTCATCGGCATGTGGTCCGGCGACGCCACCCTGTCCGAGATGGCGCGCGCGCCCAAGGCCAAGCTGAACCTCATCCACTGCTACCGGTCGATGAACTACATCTGCCGCCACATGGAAGAGAAGTACGGCATCAAGTGGGTGGAGTACAATTTCTTCGGCCCGAGCCAGATCGCCGCGTCTTTGCGCAAGATCGCCGCTCAGTTCGACGAGACCATCCAGAAGAAGGCCGAGGAGGTCATCGCCAGGTACCAGCCGCTGGTCGACGAGGTGGTCGCCAAGTACAAGGCCCGCCTGGAAGGCAAGACCGTGATGCTGTACGTGGGCGGCCTGCGTCCCCGTCACGTCGCCAACGCCTATGAAGACCTGGGCATGAAGATCGTCGGCACCGGCTATGAATTCGCCCACAACGACGACTATCAGCGCACCGGCCACTACGTGAAGGAAGGCACGCTGATCTACGACGACGTCACCGGCTACGAGCTGGAGAAGTTCATCGAGCAGATCCGCCCCGACCTGGTCGGCTCGGGCATCAAGGAAAAGTACGCCACCCAGAAGATGGGCGTGCCCTTCCGCCAGATGCACTCGTGGGACTATTCCGGCCCCTATCACGGCTATGACGGCTTCGCCATCTTCGCCCGCGATATGGACATGGCCATCAACAGCCCGGTCTGGAGCAAGTTCAAGGCCCCCTGGAAGGCCGCCTGA
- the nifK gene encoding nitrogenase molybdenum-iron protein subunit beta → MPQSAEKTKDHVSLFQEPEYTEMFAAKKAQFECRPTDEAVAAQAEYTKTWEYREKNFAREKAVINPAKACQPLGAVFAAQGFEETMPYVHGSQGCVAYFRSHLARHFKEAVPCVSDSMTEDAAVFGGLTNIVDGLQNSYTLYKPKMIAVSTTCMAEVIGDDLSAFIATAKEKESVPADFAVPFAHTPSFVGSHTTGYDNMIKGVLSYFWDRESEKTRGKVTEKINIIPGFDGYAVANNRELKRYLDTMGVEYTFISDVSDIYDTPSDGTYRMYDGGTKLDDVRTAIDAKATIALQHDCSAKSLEYIETKGQPTANFRYPMGVSGTDALLMKISELSGKPIPESIEKERGRLVDAMTDSQAYLHGKKVAVFGDPDFVYGMVSFLLEMGCEPLHCLSTNGGKEWVAAMEALLASSPFGAGCKVYAGKDLWHMRSLLFTEPTDLLIGSSYGKYLEKDTGIPLIRLTFPIFDRHHHHRFPTLGYQGALRVLVEILDRIFEVTDASSDISYDLTR, encoded by the coding sequence ATGCCTCAGAGCGCCGAAAAGACCAAGGACCACGTCTCCCTGTTCCAGGAGCCCGAATACACGGAGATGTTCGCGGCCAAGAAGGCCCAGTTCGAATGCCGCCCCACCGACGAGGCGGTCGCCGCCCAGGCCGAGTACACCAAGACCTGGGAATACCGGGAAAAGAACTTCGCCCGTGAAAAGGCCGTCATCAACCCGGCCAAGGCCTGTCAGCCTCTGGGCGCGGTGTTCGCCGCCCAGGGCTTCGAGGAGACCATGCCCTATGTGCACGGCTCCCAGGGCTGCGTCGCCTACTTCCGCTCGCACCTCGCCCGCCACTTCAAGGAAGCCGTGCCCTGCGTGTCCGACTCCATGACCGAGGACGCGGCGGTGTTCGGTGGCCTGACCAACATCGTCGACGGCCTGCAGAACTCCTACACCCTGTACAAGCCCAAGATGATCGCCGTCTCCACCACCTGCATGGCGGAAGTCATCGGCGACGATCTGTCGGCCTTCATCGCCACCGCCAAGGAGAAGGAATCGGTTCCGGCCGACTTCGCCGTCCCCTTCGCCCACACCCCGTCCTTCGTCGGCAGCCACACCACCGGCTACGACAACATGATCAAGGGCGTGCTGAGCTACTTCTGGGACCGCGAGTCCGAAAAGACCCGCGGCAAGGTGACCGAGAAGATCAACATCATCCCGGGCTTCGATGGCTATGCGGTCGCCAACAACCGCGAACTGAAGCGCTACCTGGACACCATGGGGGTCGAGTACACCTTCATCTCCGACGTGTCGGACATCTACGACACCCCCTCGGACGGCACCTACCGCATGTATGACGGCGGTACCAAGCTGGACGACGTCCGCACCGCCATCGACGCCAAGGCCACCATCGCGCTGCAGCACGATTGCTCGGCCAAGTCGCTGGAATACATCGAGACCAAGGGCCAGCCCACCGCCAACTTCCGCTATCCCATGGGCGTGTCGGGCACCGACGCCCTGCTGATGAAGATCTCGGAACTGTCGGGCAAGCCGATCCCCGAGAGCATCGAGAAGGAGCGCGGCCGTCTGGTCGACGCCATGACCGACAGCCAGGCCTACCTGCACGGCAAGAAGGTCGCCGTGTTCGGTGATCCCGACTTCGTCTACGGCATGGTCTCCTTCCTGCTGGAAATGGGCTGCGAGCCGCTGCACTGCCTGTCCACCAACGGCGGCAAGGAATGGGTCGCGGCCATGGAAGCCCTGCTGGCCTCGTCGCCCTTCGGCGCCGGCTGCAAGGTCTACGCCGGCAAGGACCTGTGGCACATGCGGTCCCTGCTGTTCACCGAGCCCACCGATCTCTTGATCGGCAGCTCCTACGGCAAGTACCTGGAGAAGGACACCGGCATCCCCCTGATCCGCCTGACCTTCCCCATCTTCGACCGTCACCACCACCACCGCTTCCCCACCCTGGGCTACCAGGGCGCGCTGCGGGTCCTGGTGGAGATCCTGGACCGTATCTTCGAGGTCACCGACGCCTCGAGCGATATCTCCTACGACCTCACGCGCTGA
- the nifE gene encoding nitrogenase iron-molybdenum cofactor biosynthesis protein NifE, with translation MLKAKIAELMNEPGCAKNQAKSEGERKKGCGKSLVPGAAAGGCAFDGAKIALQPITDVVHLVHGPIACEGNSWDGRNSWSTGSDLYRRGFTTDLTNLDIIAGGEKKLYKAIKQAIARHNPPAVFVYQTCVGSLIGDDVDAVCRAATQRLGTPVIPINSPGFVGSKNLGNRLGGDALFEHVIGTLQPDDAGPCDINILGEYNVAGELDQFRPLLAKLGIRLRASITGDARYREVAAAHTARANMVLCSQALVTLARKMKETWGIPYFEGSFYGISDTSDALRNIARMLVEQGADPTLTARTEALIAEEEAKAWARLEPYKARLSGRKVLLYTGGVKSWSVIQALQEVGMEVVGSSVRKATEADKSKALERLGGDEDKLADAITPRDMYAMFKEGRADMMLSGGRSQFVALKARTPWIDINQERHHGYAAYDGMVALVRAIDLSINSPIWAQVRAPAPWEA, from the coding sequence ATGCTGAAGGCCAAGATCGCCGAACTGATGAACGAGCCCGGCTGCGCCAAGAATCAGGCCAAGTCCGAGGGTGAGCGCAAGAAGGGCTGCGGCAAGTCCCTCGTCCCCGGAGCCGCTGCGGGGGGATGCGCCTTCGACGGCGCCAAGATCGCGCTGCAGCCCATCACCGACGTGGTCCATCTGGTCCACGGCCCCATCGCCTGCGAGGGCAATTCCTGGGACGGCCGCAATTCGTGGAGCACCGGTTCGGATCTCTACCGCCGGGGCTTCACCACTGACCTCACCAACCTGGACATCATCGCCGGCGGCGAGAAGAAGCTCTACAAGGCCATCAAACAGGCCATCGCGCGGCACAACCCGCCCGCGGTGTTCGTCTACCAGACCTGTGTCGGCTCGCTGATCGGCGACGACGTGGACGCCGTCTGCCGCGCCGCCACCCAGCGCCTTGGCACCCCGGTCATTCCCATCAATTCGCCCGGCTTCGTCGGCTCGAAGAACCTCGGCAACCGCTTAGGGGGAGACGCCCTGTTCGAGCATGTGATCGGCACGCTGCAGCCCGACGATGCCGGGCCTTGCGACATCAACATCCTGGGCGAGTACAACGTGGCGGGCGAGTTGGACCAGTTCCGCCCCCTGCTGGCCAAACTCGGCATCCGGCTGCGCGCCTCCATCACCGGCGACGCCCGCTACCGCGAGGTGGCGGCGGCCCACACCGCCAGGGCCAACATGGTGCTGTGCTCCCAGGCGCTGGTGACCCTGGCGCGCAAGATGAAGGAGACGTGGGGCATCCCCTACTTCGAAGGTTCGTTCTACGGCATCTCCGACACCTCGGACGCCCTTCGCAACATCGCCCGCATGCTGGTCGAGCAGGGCGCCGACCCGACGCTCACCGCCCGCACCGAAGCGCTGATCGCCGAGGAGGAGGCCAAGGCCTGGGCGCGGCTCGAGCCCTACAAGGCCCGCCTTTCGGGGCGCAAGGTGCTGCTCTACACCGGCGGCGTCAAAAGCTGGTCGGTGATCCAGGCCCTGCAGGAAGTGGGCATGGAGGTGGTGGGCTCCTCGGTGCGCAAGGCCACCGAGGCCGACAAGTCCAAGGCGCTGGAGCGCCTGGGCGGCGACGAGGACAAGCTGGCCGACGCCATCACGCCCAGGGACATGTACGCCATGTTCAAGGAGGGCCGGGCCGACATGATGCTGTCGGGCGGACGCTCGCAGTTCGTGGCCTTGAAGGCCCGCACGCCGTGGATCGACATCAATCAGGAACGCCACCACGGCTACGCCGCCTATGACGGCATGGTCGCCCTGGTGCGCGCCATCGATCTTTCCATCAACAGCCCCATCTGGGCGCAGGTCCGCGCCCCCGCCCCCTGGGAGGCCTGA
- the nifN gene encoding nitrogenase iron-molybdenum cofactor biosynthesis protein NifN has protein sequence MALIIDHNKALSTSPLKVSAPLGAALAFMGMKGCLPMFHGSQGCTAFALVMMVRHFREAIPLQTTAMNEISTILGGMDQVEEGLLNIAKRAKPEIIGLISTALTETRGEDMAGDVKVIRARNKELSDIAVVDVSAPDFSGSLETGWGKAVTAIIKSLARPSGNHARLDRVNLLPGAHLTPGDVEALKDIIADFGLEAMVLPDLSDSLDGHVPDAYTPTTLGGTPIAGVREMGRARLTIAIGEHMRIAAKTAESITGVPSIVLDRVTGLDAVDRLMVCLSTVAGIPVPARQRRARSQLVDAMLDGHFYFGGRSVAIAAEPALLWSMGRLATDMGATIAAAVTTQPVPMLAELAAERVIVGDFEDLEDQILEAGGADLIIANSNGRQVAAHHGIALFRAGFPVFDRLGAAHLTTAGYRGTRDLITQLGNILMERPGHAHEPSEHAHGHQSAAAG, from the coding sequence ATGGCCCTGATCATCGACCACAACAAGGCGCTTTCCACCAGCCCTCTCAAGGTCAGCGCGCCCCTGGGCGCCGCGCTGGCCTTCATGGGGATGAAGGGCTGCCTGCCCATGTTCCACGGCTCCCAGGGCTGCACCGCCTTCGCCCTGGTGATGATGGTCCGCCACTTCCGCGAGGCCATCCCGCTGCAGACCACCGCCATGAACGAGATCAGCACCATCCTGGGCGGCATGGATCAGGTGGAGGAAGGGCTGCTGAACATCGCCAAGCGCGCCAAACCGGAAATCATCGGCCTGATCTCCACCGCGCTGACCGAGACCCGGGGCGAGGACATGGCCGGCGACGTCAAGGTCATCCGGGCGCGCAACAAGGAGTTGTCCGACATCGCCGTGGTCGACGTCTCGGCCCCCGACTTCTCGGGCTCGCTGGAGACCGGCTGGGGCAAGGCGGTGACCGCCATCATCAAGTCCCTGGCCCGCCCCTCGGGCAACCATGCCAGGCTCGACCGGGTCAACCTGCTGCCCGGCGCCCACCTCACCCCCGGCGATGTCGAGGCCTTGAAGGACATCATCGCCGATTTCGGCCTGGAAGCCATGGTGCTGCCCGATCTGTCGGACTCGCTCGACGGCCACGTCCCCGATGCCTACACCCCCACCACCCTGGGCGGCACCCCCATCGCCGGCGTGCGCGAGATGGGCCGGGCGCGCCTCACCATCGCCATCGGCGAGCACATGCGCATTGCCGCCAAGACCGCCGAATCCATTACCGGCGTGCCCTCCATCGTGCTCGACCGGGTCACCGGCCTGGACGCCGTGGACCGCCTGATGGTCTGCCTGTCCACGGTGGCGGGCATTCCCGTTCCCGCCCGCCAGCGCCGCGCCCGCTCGCAGCTGGTCGACGCCATGCTGGACGGCCACTTCTATTTCGGCGGCCGCTCCGTCGCCATCGCCGCCGAACCCGCGCTTCTTTGGAGCATGGGCCGGCTTGCCACCGACATGGGCGCGACGATCGCGGCGGCCGTCACCACCCAGCCGGTCCCCATGCTGGCCGAACTGGCGGCCGAGCGGGTGATCGTCGGCGATTTCGAGGATCTGGAGGACCAGATCCTGGAAGCCGGCGGCGCCGACCTGATCATCGCCAATTCCAACGGCCGCCAGGTGGCGGCCCATCACGGCATTGCGCTGTTCCGCGCCGGCTTTCCGGTGTTCGACCGATTGGGCGCCGCCCATCTGACCACGGCCGGATACCGGGGGACGCGCGACCTGATCACCCAATTGGGCAACATCCTGATGGAACGGCCCGGACATGCACACGAGCCCTCGGAGCACGCCCATGGCCACCAGAGTGCTGCGGCTGGTTGA
- the nifX gene encoding nitrogen fixation protein NifX has translation MRIAVATQDRQRVDAHFASAKTFMFYDIGPEGHTFLEAVQFDNVSAEDGNHKEDGEDRLAAKISALEGASLLFCRAIGGPAAARVVRARVHPIKLPADEAISDVIDRVRTMLKGNPPPWLRKAMRDGEAGDERFIDDDE, from the coding sequence ATGAGAATCGCCGTCGCCACCCAGGACCGCCAGCGCGTGGACGCCCACTTCGCCAGCGCCAAGACCTTCATGTTCTACGACATCGGCCCCGAGGGGCACACCTTCCTGGAAGCCGTGCAGTTCGACAATGTCTCGGCCGAGGACGGCAACCACAAGGAAGACGGCGAGGACCGCCTGGCCGCCAAGATCAGCGCGCTGGAAGGCGCATCGCTGCTGTTCTGCCGCGCCATCGGCGGCCCGGCGGCGGCCCGTGTGGTCCGCGCCCGCGTCCACCCCATCAAGCTGCCCGCCGACGAGGCCATCTCCGACGTCATCGACCGGGTGCGGACCATGCTGAAGGGCAACCCGCCGCCCTGGCTGAGAAAGGCCATGCGCGACGGCGAGGCCGGCGACGAACGTTTCATCGACGACGACGAATAG